A DNA window from Branchiostoma lanceolatum isolate klBraLanc5 chromosome 17, klBraLanc5.hap2, whole genome shotgun sequence contains the following coding sequences:
- the LOC136422846 gene encoding testis-specific serine/threonine-protein kinase 3-like isoform X1, translating into MPNTTRPVPSSRLALKELEEEELSKRGYHLELHIGEGSYAKVKSASSDRLHCKVAIKIIHKTLAPQDFREKFLPRELSVLTKVDHPHVIKVHEIMELGPRVYIVMDYAGHGDLLEYIQLHGAIAESKVRVMFRQLLTGVQYLHSRGIVHRDLKCENILLDAKNNIKISDFGFAREMRQSELSRTFCGSAAYAAPEVLQGIPYLAELYDVWSLGVILYIMACGSMPFDDSNIKKMIKVQLEKKYGFPRSKKVNQECKDLINEILTPSVTDRPTIGQVLQHTFFSQGGASSSSDQVASGNSVPQGATGGSHDAATDSRPAAEQRTTTGAVGGATAQDASVRPKDPRPNATLVPRDHHHTNATLVPVQAQDPKFRAPTPIPPSHNPAPTTHHPVTNQYRRLSRDDKQHPSSQKPEKSKK; encoded by the exons ATGCCAAATACCACCAGACCCGTTCCCTCGTCGCGTCTTGCGCTGAAAGAGTTGGAAGAGGAAGAACTGAGCAAGCGCGGATATCACCTTGAGCTTCACATCGGGGAGGGGTCGTACGCCAAGGTCAAGTCCGCCAGTTCCGACAGACTCCATTGCAAG gtGGCCATCAAGATTATCCACAAAACGCTAGCGCCTCAAGACTTCCGGGAGAAGTTCCTCCCGCGCGAGCTGAGCGTCTTGACGAAGGTGGACCATCCTCACGTGATCAAGGTGCACGAGATCATGGAGCTGGGGCCGAGG GTTTATATCGTGATGGACTATGCTGGACACGGAGATTTGTTGGAATACATACAGCTGCACGGAGCGATTGCAGAAAGCAAG gTCCGAGTGATGTTCCGACAGTTGCTGACGGGGGTTCAGTACCTGCACTCCAGGGGCATCGTGCACCGCGACCTCAAGTGTGAGAACATTCTGCTGGACGCCAAGAACAACATCAAG ATTTCAGATTTCGGATTCGCGCGAGAGATGAGACAGAGCGAGCTCAGCAGGACGTTTTGCGGCAGCGCCGCCTATGCAGCCCCGGAAGTACTGCAGGGCATCCCGTACCTTGCTGAACTTTACGACGTTTGGAGTTTAGGAGTTATCTTATACATCATGGCGTGCGGCTCCATGCCCTTCGACGACTCTAACATCAAGAAAATGATCAAG GTTCAACTTGAGAAGAAGTATGGCTTTCCTAGGTCTAAGAAGGTCAATCAAGAGTGCAAGGACCTGATCAACGAAATCTTGACGCCGAGCGTCACAGACAGGCCGACTATCGGACAGGTGCTGCAGCACACTTTCTTCTCGCAAGGTGGTGCTTCTTCCAGCAGCGACCAGGTGGCGTCAGGCAACTCCGTTCCACAA GGCGCAACTGGGGGATCCCATGACGCCGCTACAGACAGTAGGCCGGCTGCAGAGCAGAGGACCACCACTGGGGCGGTAGGGGGCGCAACTGCACAAGACGCCTCCGTGAGACCAAAGGATCCCCGACCCAACG CCACTCTAGTCCCCAGAGACCATCATCATACGAACG CCACGCTGGTGCCCGTACAGGCCCAGGATCCGAAGTTCCGCGCGCCGACCCCCATCCCTCCCTCGCACAACCCGGCACCTACCACCCACCACCCGGTCACCAACCAGTACCGCCGCCTCTCACGGGACGACAAGCAACACCCCTCCAGCCAGAAACCAGAAAAGAGCAAGAAGTAG
- the LOC136422846 gene encoding testis-specific serine/threonine-protein kinase 3-like isoform X2 has product MPNTTRPVPSSRLALKELEEEELSKRGYHLELHIGEGSYAKVKSASSDRLHCKVAIKIIHKTLAPQDFREKFLPRELSVLTKVDHPHVIKVHEIMELGPRVYIVMDYAGHGDLLEYIQLHGAIAESKVRVMFRQLLTGVQYLHSRGIVHRDLKCENILLDAKNNIKISDFGFAREMRQSELSRTFCGSAAYAAPEVLQGIPYLAELYDVWSLGVILYIMACGSMPFDDSNIKKMIKVQLEKKYGFPRSKKVNQECKDLINEILTPSVTDRPTIGQVLQHTFFSQGGASSSSDQVASGNSVPQGATGGSHDAATDSRPAAEQRTTTGAVGGATAQDASVRPKDPRPNATLVPVQAQDPKFRAPTPIPPSHNPAPTTHHPVTNQYRRLSRDDKQHPSSQKPEKSKK; this is encoded by the exons ATGCCAAATACCACCAGACCCGTTCCCTCGTCGCGTCTTGCGCTGAAAGAGTTGGAAGAGGAAGAACTGAGCAAGCGCGGATATCACCTTGAGCTTCACATCGGGGAGGGGTCGTACGCCAAGGTCAAGTCCGCCAGTTCCGACAGACTCCATTGCAAG gtGGCCATCAAGATTATCCACAAAACGCTAGCGCCTCAAGACTTCCGGGAGAAGTTCCTCCCGCGCGAGCTGAGCGTCTTGACGAAGGTGGACCATCCTCACGTGATCAAGGTGCACGAGATCATGGAGCTGGGGCCGAGG GTTTATATCGTGATGGACTATGCTGGACACGGAGATTTGTTGGAATACATACAGCTGCACGGAGCGATTGCAGAAAGCAAG gTCCGAGTGATGTTCCGACAGTTGCTGACGGGGGTTCAGTACCTGCACTCCAGGGGCATCGTGCACCGCGACCTCAAGTGTGAGAACATTCTGCTGGACGCCAAGAACAACATCAAG ATTTCAGATTTCGGATTCGCGCGAGAGATGAGACAGAGCGAGCTCAGCAGGACGTTTTGCGGCAGCGCCGCCTATGCAGCCCCGGAAGTACTGCAGGGCATCCCGTACCTTGCTGAACTTTACGACGTTTGGAGTTTAGGAGTTATCTTATACATCATGGCGTGCGGCTCCATGCCCTTCGACGACTCTAACATCAAGAAAATGATCAAG GTTCAACTTGAGAAGAAGTATGGCTTTCCTAGGTCTAAGAAGGTCAATCAAGAGTGCAAGGACCTGATCAACGAAATCTTGACGCCGAGCGTCACAGACAGGCCGACTATCGGACAGGTGCTGCAGCACACTTTCTTCTCGCAAGGTGGTGCTTCTTCCAGCAGCGACCAGGTGGCGTCAGGCAACTCCGTTCCACAA GGCGCAACTGGGGGATCCCATGACGCCGCTACAGACAGTAGGCCGGCTGCAGAGCAGAGGACCACCACTGGGGCGGTAGGGGGCGCAACTGCACAAGACGCCTCCGTGAGACCAAAGGATCCCCGACCCAACG CCACGCTGGTGCCCGTACAGGCCCAGGATCCGAAGTTCCGCGCGCCGACCCCCATCCCTCCCTCGCACAACCCGGCACCTACCACCCACCACCCGGTCACCAACCAGTACCGCCGCCTCTCACGGGACGACAAGCAACACCCCTCCAGCCAGAAACCAGAAAAGAGCAAGAAGTAG
- the LOC136422844 gene encoding UV radiation resistance-associated protein-like, which translates to MATRDARYRVTHPDHSLQQRRLRHLRSVSARNIVAPPQSDQQWRGCLLDTYFTLCTTCDQGPNSREFYRSEVIRKSLNPIWKSFELRSLQDGIDTSITSFIVQLWGGTEEKYSLLIEWKVNLGGLRYIGPHVTQDGHGQSPNTIIFGMFEGYYTAPDHNTERSHENQANTSRQRALQQDHLSPRQSYNGFSLLRVHTTQRAIKQTQMAVSRIQEAIDDRMEQQRIKARLVSERETLRLRVALLHEELRKQTTSLQMAQETCKNERKTRQQRESELEMKREGLAQAKLDLGERMKGHIEKRETLVKSKAQLAVRRRQLIAELAEIYPIAQLPNGRHTICGVWLPNAEELQGKDDNMVEAGLGYAAHLLMMIAQFLQLPLQYPIIYRGSKSKIRDPITAKLADRDREFPLYSKGKERFQFSYAVFLLNKNIAQLRYYCGLGTSDLRLTLPNLKSLLEQRLGVRFEATLPCALPQRPLPAPPPQPPAQPAAQQNSVPVPVSNKDTTDSPASLPNTSNVNPKPYPVQVQSGLGNPVVNTRTTNGSFPEKVEPIPTRANFPATSNGALPKEKHEQSIAEVPSVPPVIRTQTSPQTLPQTSQETIRADTGRSDVTVLPQTAMQNAQVLTSQLPVETTADSKKEDAGNSSPGVHRDLLTLQGRTSRKSSVGDSDGNNSHDNDSDVNQDYVEQFKRISLTEDVIDAMQSQEATNPENVANVDGLQPNSDNGVQPTTTKPSSSPSSNPVSSAEVRITVDIKPKANVPISNPTGHQSDPGVENPGEDVDVPLSIEDAIRNAQIGGLSDDITSRAAALSAQPKSFKKVSSSMAGKT; encoded by the exons AATCCCATCTGGAAAAGTTTTGAGCTGAGAAGTCTACAAGATGGAATCGATACATCCATAACTT CCTTTATAGTACAGCTCTGGGGAGGTACAGAGGAGAAGTACAGCCTGCTGATCGAGTGGAAAGTTAACCTAGGCGGTCTCAGGTACATCGGGCCTCAT GTTACCCAGGATGGTCATGGCCAGTCTCCCAACACcatcatttttggcatgtttgaAGGCTACTACACAGCACCAGACCATAACacg GAGAGAAGCCATGAGAACCAGGCCAACACGTcccgccagagggcgctccaaCAGGACCATCTGTCCCCGCGGCAGTCGTACAACGGGTTCTCCCTGCTCCGGGTCCACACGACTCAGCGCGCCATCAAGCAGACTCAGATGGCCGTCAGTCGGATACAGGAGGCCATCGATGATAGGATGGAGCAACAGAGGATCAAGGCTCGACTG GTATCTGAGCGTGAGACGCTGCGCCTGCGGGTCGCCCTGCTGCACGAGGAGCTGCGGAAACAGACGACCAGTCTGCAGATGGCGCAGGAGACGTGCAAGAACGAGAGGAAAACACGCCAGCAGAGAG AATCAGAGCTGGAGATGAAGAGAGAAGGTCTGGCTCAGGCCAAACTGGACCTGGGGGAGAGGATGAAGGGACACATAGAGAAGAG gGAGACGCTGGTAAAGTCCAAAGCGCAGTTGGCAGTGAGAAGACGTCAGCTAATCGCAGAACTGGCAGAAATCTACCCCATTGCACAG CTGCCCAATGGAAGGCATACTATCTGTGGGGTTTGGCTGCCGAATGCAGAGGAGTTACAAG GTAAAGATGACAACATGGTAGAAGCAGGCCTGGGTTATGCTGCCCACCTGTTGATGATGATCGCCCAGTTCCTCCAGCTTCCCTTACAGTACCCCATCATCTACAGAGGCTCCAAGTCCAAGATCAGAGACCCCATCACCGCCAAACTGGCCGACAGGGACAGAGA GTTCCCCCTGTATTCCAAGGGCAAGGAAAGATTCCAGTTCAGCTATGCTGTGTTTCTACTCAACAAGAACATTGCTCAG CTGAGATACTACTGTGGCCTGGGCACCAGTGACCTGCGGCTGACCCTGCCCAATCTGAAGAGTCTGCTGGAACAGAGGCTGGGAGTCAGGTT TGAGGCGACACTACCCTGTGCATTACCACAGAGGCCCCTCCCTGCCCCCCCACCCCAGCCACCTGCCCAGCCTGCTGCCCAGCAGAACTCTGTACCCGTTCCTGTTTCCAACAAGGACACCACAGACAGCCCTGCGTCTCTGCCAAACACCTCCAACGTAAACCCCAAACCCTACCCTGTACAAGTGCAATCTGGACTCGGCAATCCAGTCGTGAACACCAGGACTACCAACGGAAGTTTTCCGGAAAAAGTTGAACCGATTCCGACACGCGCCAACTTTCCTGCCACGTCCAACGGCGCTCTGCCAAAGGAAAAGCACGAACAATCCATAGCAGAAGTTCCAAGTGTTCCGCCCGTAATAAGAACACAAACGTCTCCGCAGACTCTTCCACAGACAAGTCAGGAGACGATACGGGCAGATACGGGTAGAAGTGACGTAACAGTCTTGCCACAAACTGCAATGCAAAATGCCCAGGTGTTAACCTCGCAATTACCTGTAGAAACAACAGCTGACTCTAAGAAGGAAGATGCAGGGAACTCAAGTCCAGGTGTGCATAGAGACCTTCTGACTCTGCAAGGTCGGACCTCGAGGAAGTCCAGCGTAGGGGACTCGGACGGAAACAATTCTCACGATAACGATTCCGACGTCAACCAGGATTACGTAGAACAGTTCAAGCGTATTTCCCTCACCGAGGATGTTATAGACGCGATGCAAAGTCAAGAAGCCACAAATCCAGAGAACGTTGCAAACGTAGACGGACTGCAACCAAATTCCGACAACGGAGTGCAGCCAACGACAACCAAGCCATCATCCAGTCCGAGCTCAAATCCTGTCAGCTCAGCAGAAGTACGTATAACGGTCGACATTAAACCTAAAGCGAACGTTCCAATCTCCAATCCTACAGGGCACCAGTCTGATCCTGGTGTGGAGAACCCTGGAGAAGATGTGGACGTTCCGTTGAGTATAGAGGATGCAATAAGAAACGCTCAGATAGGGGGACTTTCCGACGACATCACATCTCGAGCTGCCGCCCTCTCGGCTCAGCCCAAAAGCTTTAAGAAAGTCAGCTCCTCCATGGCTGGGAAGACATAG